The segment AGGTTGAACGACAGGTCGGACAGGATCTTTTCGGCGCCGCCGTCGGAAATGTGCGGGATGAGAAGCATCACTTTCATGGGCGCCCTTCAGATGCTGCCGCGCTGCGACAATTCATCGACGACGGCACACATCGGCGCGAACGGGAAGCGTTTGAGCATATCGCTCAGCTTCGAAGCGATCGATTGACGCCCGAGGTTGACGTAAACGTTGCGCGCCAGGCCCTTGTGGGAATGCAGCGGTTGCGGATCAAATTCGTGCGGATGCAGGTACAGCACCAGCGGCCGGTTTTCCCGCGCGATCATTCCAGCGGCAATGGCGATCGAAGCCCTCGGCATTGCCCGCCAGAACCCTCCGCCAGCAACAGGTAATCGCCGGCCTGCAAGCTTTACAACGGAGAGAGGCATCTCGACCAGCGTTCCGCCCGGCCTCGCCACTGTTACCGGCACGATCGAATGATCCCCGATTCCGTAATGCCGACCTGGAAACGGGAACACACTGGATGAGTAAAGCATGCCCTCTTCCAGCATCACCTCGTATGCCCAGCTCTGTCCCTGGCCGAGGCTGAAATATGGTGCCCGATACCCCTTCGGACGAACGCCGATGATGGCGGATATCACATCAAGCGAACGCCGGATGTCGTCGCGGAACGAAGACGGATTCAGGTCCGACAGCAGGTCGTGCCCATAACCATGCGACGCAATCTCATGACCAGCCGCGTGCAGGCGCTTGATCCATTCGGGGTAACGCTCCGCCGTACGTCCCAGAGTGAAGAAGGTGCAGCGGACATTGGCCTTGTCGAAAATCGACTCGATACACTCGAGCTGGCGGTTGAAGGCGCTGGCGAATGCCGCCGGATCGGCCGGAGTGACGTGCTCGACGTCCGAGTACCAATCCTCGAGATCGATGCTGGCGCAATGCTTCACCGTTTCACCGTTTCACCAGGATGTGATGCGGGAACGGATAGTCGTCGGAGGTGCGCCAGGTAAACAGGTGACTGCCGTCACAGCGAAATCGCGAACTGTTCTTGAAGAATGCCAGGCAGGGCGCATTCTTGGATGTCTGGAGGTATTGGGCGTGGATTTCAGCCATCTCGCGAGACCGCGCGCTATCGATTGCGGCGGCCAGCATCAACTCTTCGACTCCCCGCCCCATGACCCGGCAGCTTAACAGGTAATCCGTAATCAGAGCATGGGTTCGATTCACCTGAAGCCCAATCATTCCTGTTAAACCATAGTCCCCAAACTTGTCGGACACCCGGAAAACCAGGAGATCGTTTCCCGGCCGGGTAGACCAATCGAGCAGTTCTGCTTCGCTCATCCGCCGCGTCGACAGATTCATCTGATTGGTCTTGTTAAAGAGCTGGGCTGCTCTTGCGGCATTGGACCGCGAGAGTGTCTCTACACATACCTTCATCTGGAGCGACTCCAGCCAGTCTGCCATGGATTGAAACGCGTTCCTGGTTTCACTTCTTTCGCGATCAATGACGTACATCCGGCCTCGCTGCAGGTCTTCGCTGGTAATGGATGCTTTATCGAAGCAGGACAATTTCGCCAGGGACTCGGTGTAAAGGAATACATCCTGAGGCCATTCGGGAACGCTGACCGCGGGCAGCGCGGAGCGGATGCGACTCCGTTCCGCCGCCGAATCATCGACGTAGACAACGGAAGACAAGTCCAGATTCAATTCATTTGCGATTTCGACGATATTCTGCGCTTTGTCCGACCAATTGATACGCCAGGCGGCGAAGTCGACGCGCCGGAGAATCATTTCGGGGTGCTTATCGATGGCTTCGAGCGC is part of the Terriglobia bacterium genome and harbors:
- a CDS encoding HAD-IIIC family phosphatase, whose protein sequence is MSSAKTRCLILSDFNIQPLADFLNRDDNEPACEAVVGPFGQVAPPLLQISEGKTSPDCDCLIVWARPEAVIGAYDTLLKRGAVSAESLSAEVEAFATALISAARRVKHLFFMSWTQPHFRRDFGVWNMPADGATLSLMRMNVALSDRLAPQTNIFVLNAGSWISAAGAKAWNRKLWFLAKVPFSPEVFEAAAGTLKSALHSLQGRSRKLLILDLDETLWGGIVGEVGWEGIRLGGHDAIGEAYGDFQQAVKALSHTGVVLAIASKNDESVALEAIDKHPEMILRRVDFAAWRINWSDKAQNIVEIANELNLDLSSVVYVDDSAAERSRIRSALPAVSVPEWPQDVFLYTESLAKLSCFDKASITSEDLQRGRMYVIDRERSETRNAFQSMADWLESLQMKVCVETLSRSNAARAAQLFNKTNQMNLSTRRMSEAELLDWSTRPGNDLLVFRVSDKFGDYGLTGMIGLQVNRTHALITDYLLSCRVMGRGVEELMLAAAIDSARSREMAEIHAQYLQTSKNAPCLAFFKNSSRFRCDGSHLFTWRTSDDYPFPHHILVKR
- a CDS encoding DUF3473 domain-containing protein — encoded protein: MKHCASIDLEDWYSDVEHVTPADPAAFASAFNRQLECIESIFDKANVRCTFFTLGRTAERYPEWIKRLHAAGHEIASHGYGHDLLSDLNPSSFRDDIRRSLDVISAIIGVRPKGYRAPYFSLGQGQSWAYEVMLEEGMLYSSSVFPFPGRHYGIGDHSIVPVTVARPGGTLVEMPLSVVKLAGRRLPVAGGGFWRAMPRASIAIAAGMIARENRPLVLYLHPHEFDPQPLHSHKGLARNVYVNLGRQSIASKLSDMLKRFPFAPMCAVVDELSQRGSI